In Microbulbifer agarilyticus, the DNA window AACCTCTCCGGCTTGCCACCCTTCCTGGTGGACAACGGCGGGGTGAACTCCGGCTTTATGATTGCCCAGGTGACCTCTGCAGCGCTGGCCAGTGAAAACAAAACCTTCGCCCATCCAGCGAGCGTCGATTCACTGCCTACCTCCGCCAACCAGGAAGACCATGTTTCCATGGCCACCTTCGCCGGTCGTCGCCTGCGCGATATGGCCGACAACACTTGCGGGATTCTCGCGGTGGAATTGCTGGCCGCTTGTCAGGGCCTCGACTTCCGCGCGCCACTGAAAACCACCGACAAACTAGAAAATGCCAAGGCCGCCCTGCGCGAGCGCGTACCTTTCTATGACAAGGACCGCTACTTCGCGCCGGACATCGAAGAGGCCAAGCAACTACTGGCGAGCGCCTATTACCGCGATTATCTGGCCACAGAAATGTTGCCCAGCAATCAGTAATTAGTCTGCCGCCGAGCTTCGCTTATACGCAGTGTTCATTTGCGTATGAGCGAAGGCCTTACTACTTATGCCTTAGCCTGCAAAGGTTAGCTGGCGGATACCTGCTGGGACTCGTACTTCTTCGCCAGCTTGCCGCTGAGCTTTCCCGTCACCGCCCACACCAGTAACGCTACCCAGGCAATCCACGACAGTCCTGCGGGCACATTGGCGAGAAAGATTTTCCCCAAATGCTTGCGATTGAAAAAGATCGCCAGCAGGCTCGGCAAAAACCACACCGCAAAGAAAAACACCACAAAGATCGCGGTCTGCACTGGGTCCAGTCCCGACAGTAGCTCGAGGAAATCCTGGGTTTTTTGTTCAAGGTTCGACAACATAAGCAAGGTCTCTATATCTGATGGAAAATTGAATCAGGTTGTTCGATCGACGTTTGCTTTAGTACCGGTGAACAAAACTTTCTTACAACTTATTTTCTGATTTTTTTACTTTTCGTTGATCGCCTTATTTTCTCGCTGCCAGCGATCAATCTGCTGTGCGCTGCGCTGTATACGGCGCCAATACCACAGGCTCCACACAGCCATCGCCAGGGTAAAAACACCGAGCAGGCCAATGCTGGCTGCACTGTCTTGCCCGAAGATGGGCTCCAGCCAACCAAATTGCGACAGCCACTGCCACAGCGCAAGAATCACCAGCTCTGCTATAAACAGCAGCCATGCGAATTGCAGGGTGCGACGCTTGCGCACCAACCGCAGCCGCGCGCGCTCCAGATACGCCTGCGTGGTTTCTTCCAGCGGCGCCGACAAGCCTCGACGATTGGAGACCGAGAACGCCATTGCCCCGATCAACAACACCAGTACCAGCAGCGCACGCCACGGTGCGTCGCGCACCTCACTGGTCAGCATCAGGTAAATTCCGAAAAACCCGACCACTATTGCCGCGCCCCATTCGAGCAGCGCGTACAAGCGCATCTTCCGCTCCTCGCGACGAATCCTGCTGCGAATAACGTCTGGTACCGGCGGCGCAACTGTCGTCTGTTGCCACACTTCCGCGAGGGCCTGCAGCTCGTCATTTTCTGCCGTATCGTTTGTCAGCTTGTTGTTTGCGTCGCCACTCATACCGTCTTACCCAATTTTGTATTCAAGCGCTCGCGGGCACGATTCAGGCGCACCGCCACATTGGATTCACTAATACCCAACACTTCGGATATCTCGCTGTAGCTGAGCCCCTCAAAGCGCAGGCTCAGTACCTGGCGCATGCCCAGTGGCAGCTGCGCCACCGCGCGCATCAGCCTCTCTGCATCCCGCGCCTGAATCAGACTGCCCTCCGGTCCCGGCCGCTCGTCACACACACTTTCCAGCAGGTCGCTGTCACCAGTGTCACGTCGTCGGACCAACTGGGTCACGCTGCGGTTGTGGGCAATGCGGTAGACAAAGGTGCGCAAGCTCGAATCGCCGCGGAAATTCGGCAGTGCCCGCCAGATGGCCATCCAGATCTCTTGCACGAGATCTTCCTGCTCCGACCGATTGCGCACGTAGCTACCCGCGACACGGGCAATACCGCCGCCGCATTCATCCACCAGCTGCTGAAAGATCTGTTCCCGAGTGTCCAAGTTATCGTTATCTATCCGTTGAAATGGGCCGCTGGGCCATCACTGGCAGCGGTTGATACGGGCTACTGTACCCAGCGGGACGAAAACCTTACATAAAATTTCCCGCTTTCAGCGAAAACATTACCTCCGCTACAGGTCCCGCAGTCTCTGCACCCTGGCGCCCAAATCACCCCCACCTGCGCCCCATGAAGACGACAAAGACTATTTCGGTCACATTCCGGCCCATATTGACGTTTACGTTAACGTAAACGTCAACTAGACTTCGGGAAGATCAGAGGACCGCAAATGAACGCCACCGCCACCAATAGCGCCGACAGTTTCAGCATTTCTGAGCTGGCCCAGGAGTTCGGGATTACCACCCGTACCATCCGCTTTTATGAAGACAAGGGGCTGATCAGCCCGGAGCGGCGTGGGCAGACACGGGTTTATTCCCCGGAAGACCGGGTGCGCCTGAAGCTAATCCTGCGCGGCAAGCGTCTGGGATTCTCTCTGGATGAGAGCCGGGAAATCATCGATATGTACGACCCGGCCCACGGCAATGTAGAGCAGCTCAGCCGCCTGCTGGAGCGTATCGAAAGCAAGCGCGAGCAACTGCGCCAGCAGCAGCGCGATATCGAGAAGATGCTCGCGCAGCTGGATGACGCCACCGCCCGCACCCAGGCGGCCCTCAAAGAACACAGTAACTAATTTCAACCTAATAACACTCTGACTGAGTCATCGCGGAGCAACCCATGAATACGCCTTACCCAACTCTCAACTTCGGCCTCGGCGAAGACATCGAAATGCTGCGGGATATGGTCTACAAGTTCTGTCAGGCAGAACTGGCCCCGCGCGCAGCACAGATCGACGAAGACAACCTGTTTCCCGCGGATATGTGGAAGAAGTTTGGGGAACTCGGCCTGCTGGGCATGACCGTGGAGGAAGAATACGGCGGCTCGAATATGGGTTATCTGGCCCACGCGGTGGCGATGGAAGAAATCTCGCGCGCGTCGGCCTCTGTCGGCCTGTCCTACGGCGCGCACTCCAACCTGTGTGTAAACCAGATTCGCAAGAACGGTACCCCGGAGCAGAAAGCCAAGTACCTGCCGAAGCTGTGTTCCGGTGAGCATATCGGTGCGCTGGCCATGAGTGAACCGAACTCGGGCTCCGATGTGGTGAGCCTGCAGTTGAAGGCGGAAAAAAAGGGGGACCGTTTCATCCTGAACGGCAACAAGATGTGGATCACCAATGGTCCGGATGCGCACACCTATGTGATCTATGCGCGTACCGAACCGGGCATCAGCTCCGGTGGTATCACGGCATTTATCGTGGAACGCGGGTTTAAAGGTTTCTCCCAGGCGCAGAAGCTGGACAAGCTCGGCATGCGCGGCTCCAACACTTGTGAGCTGGTGTTCGAGGACTGTGAGGTGCCGGAAGAGAATATTCTGGGTCAGCTAAACGGTGGCGTGCGCGTGCTGATGAGCGGCTTGGATTACGAGCGCACCATCCTCTCTGGTGGCCCGGTCGGTATTATGCAGGCGTGCATGGATGTTGTTGTGCCGTACATTCACGAGCGCAAGCAATTTGGCAAGGCGATCGGTGAGTTCCAGCTGATGCAGGGCAAGATTGCGGATATGTATGCGGACCTGAATGCGAGCCGCGCGTATCTGTACGCGGTGGCTCAGGCTTGTGATCGCGGTGAGGATTCGCGCAAGGATTCTGCGGCAGTAATCCTGTTTACTGCGGAACGTGCCACGCAGATGGCACTGCAGGCGATTCAGACCCTGGGCGGCAATGGCTATATCAACGAATACGCCACCGGCCGTCTGCTGCGCGATGCCAAGCTGTATGAGATTGGCGCGGGTACTTCTGAGATTCGTCGCATGTTGATCGGGCGCGAGTTGTTTAACGAGACCCGATAACTTTTTGAAATTCCGTGGCGGTGCTGCCGCCGTAGCCGCTTTTCCAGACACGCCGTGAACCCATCCATGGGGGCTCTTCTAAAACATCCCTGTTTTAGAAGGTCTGGAAAAGCGGCTACGGCGACAACACCTTCGCATCCAGGTTCTGACTACGAATTGGCCTCGTATTTTTTATGAATCAGATTCAGACCAAGATTAATTCCCGCGACCCCGCGTTTGCGGAAAACCGCGAACAGATGCAAAGCATCGTCGACGACCTGCGGGAGAAACTGGAAACCATCGCCAAGGGCGGTAGTGAGCGCGCGCGCGAGAAGCATGTATCGCGTGGCAAACTGCTCCCGCGTGATCGTATTGATGCACTGCTGGATCCCGGCAGCCCTTTCCTGGAGTTCTCACAGCTCGCCGCCTTCGATGTGTACGGTGAAGACGTGCCAGCGGCAGGAATTCTGACCGGTATCGGTACCGTATCCGGCCAGCCCTGTGTGATTGTGGCCAACGATGCAACGGTGAAGGGTGGTACCTATTATCCGCTTACCGTGAAGAAGCACCTGCGTGCACAAGCCATTGCCGACGAGAACAATCTTCCGTGTATTTATCTGGTGGATTCTGGTGGCGCCAACCTGCCGCGGCAGGATGAGGTGTTCCCGGATCGCGAACATTTCGGGCGCATCTTCTTTAATCAGGCGAACTTGTCGGCAAAAAACATCCCGCAAATCGCGGTGGTGATGGGCAG includes these proteins:
- a CDS encoding superinfection immunity protein; protein product: MLSNLEQKTQDFLELLSGLDPVQTAIFVVFFFAVWFLPSLLAIFFNRKHLGKIFLANVPAGLSWIAWVALLVWAVTGKLSGKLAKKYESQQVSAS
- a CDS encoding RNA polymerase sigma factor, which encodes MDTREQIFQQLVDECGGGIARVAGSYVRNRSEQEDLVQEIWMAIWRALPNFRGDSSLRTFVYRIAHNRSVTQLVRRRDTGDSDLLESVCDERPGPEGSLIQARDAERLMRAVAQLPLGMRQVLSLRFEGLSYSEISEVLGISESNVAVRLNRARERLNTKLGKTV
- a CDS encoding MerR family transcriptional regulator, yielding MNATATNSADSFSISELAQEFGITTRTIRFYEDKGLISPERRGQTRVYSPEDRVRLKLILRGKRLGFSLDESREIIDMYDPAHGNVEQLSRLLERIESKREQLRQQQRDIEKMLAQLDDATARTQAALKEHSN
- a CDS encoding isovaleryl-CoA dehydrogenase: MNTPYPTLNFGLGEDIEMLRDMVYKFCQAELAPRAAQIDEDNLFPADMWKKFGELGLLGMTVEEEYGGSNMGYLAHAVAMEEISRASASVGLSYGAHSNLCVNQIRKNGTPEQKAKYLPKLCSGEHIGALAMSEPNSGSDVVSLQLKAEKKGDRFILNGNKMWITNGPDAHTYVIYARTEPGISSGGITAFIVERGFKGFSQAQKLDKLGMRGSNTCELVFEDCEVPEENILGQLNGGVRVLMSGLDYERTILSGGPVGIMQACMDVVVPYIHERKQFGKAIGEFQLMQGKIADMYADLNASRAYLYAVAQACDRGEDSRKDSAAVILFTAERATQMALQAIQTLGGNGYINEYATGRLLRDAKLYEIGAGTSEIRRMLIGRELFNETR